Proteins co-encoded in one Capsicum annuum cultivar UCD-10X-F1 chromosome 9, UCD10Xv1.1, whole genome shotgun sequence genomic window:
- the LOC107840877 gene encoding zeatin O-glucosyltransferase-like encodes MATNSSDNEVIMAMVPFPEYSHLNQLFVLARFIASHNIPVHFLCLADWNQDFKLHVQGGLEASNIHFDDLSIPYSTTEKDDAGRNGMPPIVMFLEKLMAPVHKACIELSSNAKRLVIIHDTIMREHIRNVHSLIPNVESYLFHPVSAFSKYSSLKQSIPDIVDDDHDKLVEQMHDEFPSRESCSGPHIAAFIRMEHEWQLNSGEIMNTC; translated from the coding sequence ATGGCTACCAACTCATCAGACAATGAAGTGATTATGGCCATGGTGCCGTTTCCTGAGTATAGCCATCTCAATCAACTCTTCGTTCTTGCTCGCTTCATCGCCTCCCATAACATACCAGTACACTTCCTCTGCCTTGCTGATTGGAACCAAGATTTTAAACTGCATGTCCAAGGTGGTCTCGAGGCCTCAAACATCCATTTTGATGACCTATCCATACCTTATTCTACAACAGAAAAAGATGATGCTGGCCGCAATGGTATGCCTCCAATTGTAATGTTTCTGGAAAAACTCATGGCACCCGTTCATAAAGCATGCATTGAACTCTCCTCCAATGCGAAGAGATTAGTCATAATTCATGACACTATAATGAGAGAACATATAAGAAATGTACATTCATTGATCCCAAATGTGGAGTCTTATCTCTTCCACCCCGTGTCGGCCTTTAGCAAATATTCTTCCCTCAAACAAAGTATTCCTGACATAGTTGATGATGATCATGACAAACTGGTCGAGCAAATGCACGATGAGTTTCCGTCGAGGGAGAGCTGTAGTGGACCACATATAGCAGCTTTCATTAGAATGGAACATGAATGGCAACTCAACTCTGGAGAAATCATGAACACATGCTGA